The following DNA comes from Emys orbicularis isolate rEmyOrb1 chromosome 13, rEmyOrb1.hap1, whole genome shotgun sequence.
ctgaacaaaggactgaatatcccatccaagctgtggatgtactccagagacttgatttgaatctgcagtttattccatcactgctaaaagcctgaaccaagaactttgccattactgtatgtaattgattccatttaaccaattttagctctcatctatatttctttctttttatgaataaacctttagattttagattctaaaggattggcaacagcgtgatttgtgggtaagatctgatttgtatattgacctgggtctggggcttggtcctttgggatcgggagaaccattcttcttttactgggatattgATTCTCATAACAagtcatccccataaggagcggtgctggtggtgatactgggaaactggagtgtctaagggaattgcttgtgtgacatATGGTTAGCcggtggggtaaaaccaaagtcctctctgtatGGCTGGTTTGGTGCTTTAATAGTAAAGGAactccagctttgggctgtaactgccctgctctaagcaatttgtcctgaattgatactctcagttgtgtcacGCCAGAGGCCGCATCATTACATATGGTTAGGTTAATTTCCATTAATTCTAACAAGAGATCGGTGCCTATGGACACTAGACTGCATTGTAAAATCTGAGCAAAGATTTTAGTTGATGTATTTATTGGTTTTGACTCCTAAGACATGGCATGATTCTGGCTATTGACAGAAGTGAAATATAGAATTTCAGCATCCTTCTTAAGCTCTGGTATGTCATGAGATGGGATATGATAGACAGCCAAATACTGATATGACAGATAAGACCATTTCTATAACAGAGATATGAACTGTTATATTAGTCGTTGCTCTAATATGGCAGAAGGAGGTCTACATGAGTACCAATGTTCTCTCCTCGGACTGAGACTCCTGGCACTTAGCATAAAAGTTAATCAAGTCTCGTGAATTAATACCATAAATATTCAGAATATTCCCTTCCTCTCCTGGTTACAGGCTGAAATTTTAAGGCTAAATGTAGACTTCAGAGATATGTTCTTCCAATTCAATTGCCAAGCTTGTTTTTTTGTTCCTAGACTCAACCCATGGCAGACACAGATTGGAGAAACCAAACGAccatcacagaattcatcctcctgggatttggggatctctgtgaccttcaatttcttctctttctaatgttcctagtgatctacatgGCAACTGTGACTGGAAACATTCTCATCGTGGTGCTTGTTGtgactgatcagcaccttcacacccccatgtacttatTCCTGGGCAACTTGTCCTACTTGGAGATCTGCTATACCTCGACCTTCCTGCCCAGGTtactggccagtctcctgactggggacagaaccatctCAGTCAGTGGCTGCATCACACAACTGTATTTCTCTAGTACTCTAGCAGCTACGGAATGCTATCTCCTAGCAGCAATGTcctatgatcggtatttagcgatatgtaAACCCCTGCACTATTCAGCTCTTATGAATACCAGGATTTGCCTCCACTTGGCTACTGGGTCATGGTTAAATGGTTGTTTGGCTATTACCATCTTTGTCTTATTCATATCACAGTTAATATTCTGTGGCccgaatgaaattgaccatttccaTTGTGATCCCATCCCAGTGATGGATCTCTCTTGCAGTGACACTCACCTGAGCATATTGGTGGATTTCATATTAGTCTCCGTATtcaccctgcctccattcctactAACCCTGCTGTCCTATGTGTTTATCCTTGCCagcatcctgagaatcccttccaccaccgggagacaaaaggccttttccacctgctcttcTCACCTCACTGTagtgacaattttctatggaacCATAATCATTGTCTACATGCTACCAAAACGTGATACACTCAGAGATCTGAAGAAAGTGCTCTCTCTTTGCTTCACGGTCCTAACTCCCCTGgtaaaccccctcatctacagcctgagaaacagagaggtcaaggacgcATTGATGAAAGCAGTCAGTAAATGTGGCTTTCACAAAAACATGCAGAGACTCTGAGATGATGATTTAGCCTGAGGTTTTGAAAGTTGCCTGGGTGATTAAAGCAATGAGCCTGTGAtgcactgtacctcaaagtagcaccctgtaaTCCCCCCTATTCATCTTTTGTATGTGGTGGTGGTATATCAtaaaaagcatgccttgtaaggtattcTGTGAAAGGTCATGAGCTGCTGAAACTCATTGCTCTGTCTAAATATATATATCATCATTGTATGTGGCATTATGAGATTTTGTtatatggttgttattgaaatatgttgggaGTCTGGGAGTCGCCCACTGTtagttctccagtgacaacaTAGGAGCTGACCCACACCCAGGCGGGTGTTAAACGACCATCACCAACAATTGaccagcaggggaattgtaaacaagagattcCCAATTCTGGAAAAGACAGTTGTGCAAGCCCCACACAGTGGGAATTGCTCAAaactgtgactcagcaaggcccaccaggacatgtctgggccagtatttttccaggaATATGAAATGAGAATATAAAATAAGTgacagtggcatcatgagaccacctctctcctcccccacctattctggaggcaacaagaatgctgggaagacaaagactttgaacttttatccttggggacccagcctaccccttgctcccatggctcatgaagccgtacacaggcagcctggacagcagtaaggagcagttgaactataggctgagcaagtgcagaatggtggtagaatgtgcctttggacgtttaaaggggcGCTGGCACAGTTTGCagagtaggttagacctcagtgaaagcaacattcccattgttattgctgccccaagcagtgaAGAAAAAAGGAAGGGTCTTTATTTCCTGTGCCAACTGTGGTCcaagggcgggagggggattggTTTTCAGGGAAGTACATTCACCAAAGGGGGTGGGTTTCCATCAAGggcaaacaaacacaactgtcacaccgtagcctggtcagtcattaaactgtttttcaaagcctctctgatgtgcagcgcgcctcggtgtgctcttctaattgccctggtgtctggctgttcaaaattggctgaTGGGTGatctgcctcaacctcccaccccgccataaacgtctcccccttactctcacagatattatggagcacacagcaggcagcaataatgatgggaatattggtttcgctgaggtctaaccgagtcagtaaactgcaccagcgtacttttaaatgtccaaaggcacattctaccaccattatgctcttgctcagcctattgttaaactgctccttactactgtccaggcttcatgagccatgggagcaaggagtaggctggggtaggtgcgaccacacagtgctgccgactgggagagaagcctgaggcagaagcctccagctggcatgatattccaggcaggactgaatctccattagacaaaacttaaagaagagaatgacctggagtcattcccatttttgtccaggtgcccccgaccaacctaacagacgtcggccaggagcacccacgggatgacgacgacggctagcagtcgtattgtaccgtctgccgtccgcaaggcgaggcaaggggatgctgctgtagcactacagtaccacatctgccagcagcacccaggagacatacggtgacagtgagctgagcgggctccatggttgctgtggtatgtcgtctgcaagggtaacccaggaaaaaaggtgagaaacattgttttgccgttgctttcacagagggacggagggagggagggaggggggcctgacgacagaACCACCAggaacaatgtttttgccccatcaggcattgggagctcaacctagaattccaatgggcggcagagactgtgggaactgtgggatagctacccacagtgcaatgctctgaaAGTCGaagctagcctcggtactgtggacgcacacccctgatttaatgcgcttagtggggacacacacaatcgactgtatcaaatcgatttctaaaaaatcaacttctattaaatcgacctaatttcgtagtgtagacatacccttagggtagaaaaaacaaatgcacaaatgcagaatgggggataactggcttggcagcagcactgctgagaaggatctgggagctgtggtggatcacaacctcaacatgagtcaacaatgagatgttgcaaaaaaagcaaatgcaattttaggtttcattaacagaggcatagcatgcaagtctcgggaggtgatagtaccactctgcTCGGCTCTGGTTATGCCTGAGCTGGAGactctgtccagttttggtcaccaatgtatagaaaggatgtagagaaactggaaaggatccagagatgagcgacaaagatgatcaaagggatggaatgcagccatctgagcaaaggctgaaggaactgggtatgtttagtttggaaaagaggagattaatgggggacatgatagcggtcttcaaacccttgaaaggctgccataaaaaagagaaaagttgttctctgttGCCATagtgggcaggacaagaggcaatgggttcaaactgcagcacagcagatttagatgaaatctcaggaatctccatcactggaagttttcaaaaggaggctggacagccaTCGGTCTTGAATGGCTGAAACTCAACAAATCctgtatcttggcagggggttaaactagatgacccttgcagtcccttctaacccaatGGTTCTATGCTGCCACCTATTGGCCATTTTACAGTATAACTTTCCCATTATTTTATTGGCCACTGAAAATCTATTGGTCACTAGTCAGTATTTCTGACCACCCCCATTTCATTTCCTCTATTCTGCTTCCATCTAATGTCGATTTCCCAGCATGACAGCCTGTTACTCTGCTCTCCTCTAGTGGATTCTTCTTGCTATAGCTGCCTCTTTCCCATTTTTGACTTTCGAATCACCTGGTGGACGTTATTTATTATAACAGTGCATAATAACTGCTACTATCCACAGTTCATTAAATAGCATAAAGTTCCTTCTCTCTTCAATGCTCTTTCTTCACCTTTTATATACCATTTTATAGCTTCACCTCCCTTTCCACTTCCTGCTGTTGGTCATTTGGGAACATCATTTCTGCTTTCTTGCCCTTCCACTTTGGCTGCTGTCCACTGGGCTGCACCTTTCCCATTCCTCTGCCCTCTAGTGGCCCTACACAAAACTGCATCTTTCCTCATTTCTTACCTATTGCTAGGTGTGCACTGTTCGAAATTATAACCATTGGGAACCAAATCACACAACAGCATGGAACATTAGTGGCTACAACTACACATACAACATTAACGGGTCTCAAAGGTTTAGCAGCGGTTTACCATTAATCCAGTGCATTTCTGTTGCTGCGGAATCTGTTTCCAGTGGAAATACATAGATTGAAGCTACAGTGACAGCAGCCCAGTGCCTCTACAGGCTGAGATTCTAGGAGGCgtctaagggagttaggaaccCAAATCTTTTTGAAATGGGAGATGGACGCTTAACTCTGTTAGGTCACTTAGAAAATCCTTTCTGCAGTGCTGAAGTCCTGCAGTTCTCACTggtgcccagctcccctgcctctgGCCGAGTCCTGACGTGCTCACAGTGGCTGAGCCAGCACTGCCGTGTTGGCACCACAGGAATTCTGCTCGTTGCTAGGCAGTAGCCACCATAGGCTGTGTCATGCCCGGACCTGCATGCAGTAGAGCTGTCCAAGacacctggggctggctggacaCTGTGTCCTGAGAACGAGCCCTCTCGGGATGTGCGCTTGTTGCAGTGAGTTTTGGAGTCACTCATTGTAACAGGTCCCCACCCTTTGAACTGCTTTGTGCAGATGGTGGCAGCACAGCACCTGGTGCCCTGCAGGGCCACATGCAGAGCCCCTCGCCAATGACCATTTGACAGACCTGACCCCAGAAATGGCCTAAGTTCTAGAGGTGCCCAGGCAAacccccagctgggtctggaCAGTCCCAGTATCCCTGGCTTATAAGTTTACCTGTTTCTTTGCCCAACatccctgcctccaagggccctgtgagcctggtgcTGTTTCTTTGCTGGATCTGGACACAGCCAGGTTTAGCTCAGATAAGAGCTATAAAGCTATTTCTGTTCAAGTGTGCAGAGGTCACTGCTTGGGCCTGGCTGTTTACATCCGGCCTGTGTGAGTGTAGtgaactattggcatttcaacatccaaAACGGTAATTtactggtctgggaagaaagtcccttcttgcagctttccgAACAGCCCGGAGTTCATCATGCACCTTTACCAACCATCCTATGTTCATGTCGGTGAAatggcccttgtgatccaccagtgcttgcagcaccattgagaaataccccttgtggtttatgtactgtttGCCAaag
Coding sequences within:
- the LOC135888414 gene encoding olfactory receptor 6N1-like encodes the protein MADTDWRNQTTITEFILLGFGDLCDLQFLLFLMFLVIYMATVTGNILIVVLVVTDQHLHTPMYLFLGNLSYLEICYTSTFLPRLLASLLTGDRTISVSGCITQLYFSSTLAATECYLLAAMSYDRYLAICKPLHYSALMNTRICLHLATGSWLNGCLAITIFVLFISQLIFCGPNEIDHFHCDPIPVMDLSCSDTHLSILVDFILVSVFTLPPFLLTLLSYVFILASILRIPSTTGRQKAFSTCSSHLTVVTIFYGTIIIVYMLPKRDTLRDLKKVLSLCFTVLTPLVNPLIYSLRNREVKDALMKAVSKCGFHKNMQRL